A portion of the Manihot esculenta cultivar AM560-2 chromosome 2, M.esculenta_v8, whole genome shotgun sequence genome contains these proteins:
- the LOC110604473 gene encoding ubinuclein-1 isoform X1 has product MEEGTSGGAGAESSSRTTPTYVKLGDRQIFTVELRPGETTFVSWKKLMKDANKVNSRSAPALDLPPANAHPNLESRLAPGQPAENEEKDAPHPNRFSAVIEKIERLYMGKDSSDEEDLKDVPDDDQYDTDDSFIDDAELDEYFEVDNSAIKHDGFFVNRGKLERINEPTVLPNQQAKKRRRKELTKASGESDDGSVSNKHVKLVKSAAGKIASPLGKNSSNFSQSLVVTSEHCEDVRSQNLSHAPGISSKKKSAETKMNTDPSSLIQISNGDTSVSPAEAKDIENPKTGGLLAKNMTNKSKDVGGSLDVSHQKYHDKSAYPQSKFHAAKSVTSVDELEPSVRSKERNGVRELPDLNMPDAKMSMQVTKPSHVHKKDGSSVKAKSSMLENAIRELEKMVAESRPPALENQEADISSQAIKRRLPREIKLKLAKVARLAQASQGKVSKELLNRLMSILGHLIQLRTLKRNLKVMINMGMSAKQEKDDRFQQIKKEVAEMVKICVPSSESKTLEQQAGASGDLQEIASEEKGAFRRKFSMDTVLEDKICDLYDLFVDGLDEDAGPQVRKLYLELAQLWPRGFMDNHGIKRAICRAKERRRSLYVRHKDQEKIKRKKMLAPRLDDGDGDDSSIIFSSAARQQYMRERLLTDTGGPVLALASKSLPNSLMAAVRLPSPSRNIPNWDRLKQEKPKGSSSNAIDEAKMAVDVALTKKKVKRKSEQELNETHFRSEKLQSQSSEERHKSLKQASGLPQKLNLQFTTSSFEQSS; this is encoded by the exons ATGGAGGAAGGAACTAGTGGGGGTGCTGGAGCGGAATCATCGTCAAGGACAACGCCGACGTATGTGAAATTAGGAGACCGGCAAATATTCACGGTGGAGCTTCGACCTGGTGAGACAACATTCGTGTCATGGAAGAAGCTGATGAAAGACGCAAACAAGGTCAATAGTAGATCCGCGCCGGCTTTGGACCTACCTCCCGCCAACGCTCACCCCAACCTTGAGTCTCGCCTCGCTCCT GGACAACCAGCTGAAAATGAAGAGAAGGATGCACCTCATCCAAATCGTTTCAGTGCTGTGATTGAGAAGATTGAACGTCTTTACATG GGTAAAGATAGTAGTGATGAGGAAGATCTAAAGGATGTTCCTGATGATGATCAATACGATACAGATGACTCCTTTATTGATGATGCTGAGCTG GATGAATATTTTGAAGTGGATAATTCAGCAATAAAACATGATGGGTTTTTTGTTAACAGGGGGAAGCTGGAACGCAT AAATGAGCCTACTGTTTTACCTAATCAGCAAGCAAAGAAAAGACGAAGAAAAGAATTAACTAAGGCCTCTGGTGAGAGTGATGATGGCTCTGTGTCAAATAAACATGTAAAGCTGGTTAAGTCAGCGGCTGGGAAGATAGCATCACCACTTGGAAAGAACTCTTCTAATTTCTCTCAAAGTTTGGTTGTGACAAGCGAACACTGTGAGGACGTGAGGTCTCAGAATCTATCACATGCACCTGGAATTTCTTCTAAGAAGAAATCTGCTGAAACTAAAATGAATACAGATCCATCTTCTCTGATACAAATTTCAAATGGCGATACTTCTGTATCTCCAGCGGAGGCTAAAGATATAGAAAATCCAAAGACTGGAGGGCTCCTAGCAAAGAACATGACGAACAAATCGAAAGATGTAGGTGGATCATTGGATGTTTCACATCAGAAATATCATGATAAAAGTGCTTACCCACAATCCAAGTTTCACGCTGCTAAGTCAGTTACCAGCGTTGATGAGCTTGAACCATCAGTTAGATCAAAAGAAAGGAACGGAGTCCGTGAACTGCCTGATCTTAACATGCCAGATGCCAAGATGTCCATGCAAGTAACA AAACCTTCACATGTTCACAAAAAGGATGGTTCTAGTGTTAAAGCCAAAAGTTCAATGCTGGAAAATGCCATCAGGGAATTGGAGAAGATGGTTGCTGAAT CAAGGCCACCAGCTTTGGAAAATCAAGAGGCTGATATCTCATCCCAGGCAATTAAGAGGAGATTGCCCAGAGAAATAAAGCTAAAGCTTGCTAAAGTTGCAAGACTAGCG CAGGCCAGCCAAGGGAAAGTATCAAAGGAGTTGCTCAATCGCCTTATGAGCATTCTTGGTCACTTAATACAGCTCAGAACACTCAAG agAAACTTAAAAGTAATGATTAACATGGGCATGTCTGCTAAGCAGGAGAAAGATGATAGGTTCCAACaaataaagaaagaagttgCTGAGATGGTTAAGATATGTGTCCCTTCTTCAGAGTCCAAG ACATTGGAGCAACAAGCCGGAGCATCTGGTGATCTGCAAGAAATTGCTTCTGAGGAAAAAGGAGCCTTTAGAAGAAAATTTAGCATGGATACTGTGTTGGAGGACAAAATTTGTGATCTCTATGACCTCTTTGTTGAT GGACTGGATGAAGATGCTGGACCACAAGTCAGGAAGTTGTATTTAGAG CTTGCACAGTTGTGGCCAAGAGGTTTCATGGACAATCATGGGATCAAGCGTGCAATTTGTAGGGCAAAAGAGAGACGGAGGTCCTTGTATGTTAGACATAAG GATCAAGAGAAGATCAAGAGAAAAAAGATGTTGGCACCCAGATTGGATGATGGTGATGGTGATGATAGTTCAATTATATTTAGTTCTGCTGCTCGACAACAATATATGCGAGAGAGGTTGCTTACTGATACAGGTGGTCCTGTTTTGGCTTTAGCTAGCAAGTCACTTCCCAATTCATTGATGGCAGCTGTTCGATTACCAAGTCCGTCAAGGAACATACCAAACTGGGACAGGCTGAAACAGGAGAAGCCAAAAGGAAGTTCAAGCAATGCCATCGATGAGGCAAAGATGGCAGTAGATGTTGCATTGACAAAGAAAAAGGTAAAGAGGAAGTCAGAACAAGAGTTGAATGAAACTCATTTCCGTTCTGAGAAGTTGCAATCCCAATCTAGTGAAGAAAGACACAAGTCCCTTAAGCAAGCTTCAGGTCTTCCCCAAAAGTTAAACCTTCAGTTTACTACCTCAAGTTTCGAACAGTCTAGCTGA
- the LOC110604473 gene encoding ubinuclein-1 isoform X4, translating into MEEGTSGGAGAESSSRTTPTYVKLGDRQIFTVELRPGETTFVSWKKLMKDANKVNSRSAPALDLPPANAHPNLESRLAPGQPAENEEKDAPHPNRFSAVIEKIERLYMGKDSSDEEDLKDVPDDDQYDTDDSFIDDAELDEYFEVDNSAIKHDGFFVNRGKLERINEPTVLPNQQAKKRRRKELTKASGESDDGSVSNKHVKLVKSAAGKIASPLGKNSSNFSQSLVVTSEHCEDVRSQNLSHAPGISSKKKSAETKMNTDPSSLIQISNGDTSVSPAEAKDIENPKTGGLLAKNMTNKSKDVGGSLDVSHQKYHDKSAYPQSKFHAAKSVTSVDELEPSVRSKERNGVRELPDLNMPDAKMSMQVTKPSHVHKKDGSSVKAKSSMLENAIRELEKMVAESRPPALENQEADISSQAIKRRLPREIKLKLAKVARLAQASQGKVSKELLNRLMSILGHLIQLRTLKRNLKVMINMGMSAKQEKDDRFQQIKKEVAEMVKICVPSSESKTLEQQAGASGDLQEIASEEKGAFRRKFSMDTVLEDKICDLYDLFVDGLDEDAGPQVRKLYLELAQLWPRGFMDNHGIKRAICRAKERRRSLYVRHKNQILEPGS; encoded by the exons ATGGAGGAAGGAACTAGTGGGGGTGCTGGAGCGGAATCATCGTCAAGGACAACGCCGACGTATGTGAAATTAGGAGACCGGCAAATATTCACGGTGGAGCTTCGACCTGGTGAGACAACATTCGTGTCATGGAAGAAGCTGATGAAAGACGCAAACAAGGTCAATAGTAGATCCGCGCCGGCTTTGGACCTACCTCCCGCCAACGCTCACCCCAACCTTGAGTCTCGCCTCGCTCCT GGACAACCAGCTGAAAATGAAGAGAAGGATGCACCTCATCCAAATCGTTTCAGTGCTGTGATTGAGAAGATTGAACGTCTTTACATG GGTAAAGATAGTAGTGATGAGGAAGATCTAAAGGATGTTCCTGATGATGATCAATACGATACAGATGACTCCTTTATTGATGATGCTGAGCTG GATGAATATTTTGAAGTGGATAATTCAGCAATAAAACATGATGGGTTTTTTGTTAACAGGGGGAAGCTGGAACGCAT AAATGAGCCTACTGTTTTACCTAATCAGCAAGCAAAGAAAAGACGAAGAAAAGAATTAACTAAGGCCTCTGGTGAGAGTGATGATGGCTCTGTGTCAAATAAACATGTAAAGCTGGTTAAGTCAGCGGCTGGGAAGATAGCATCACCACTTGGAAAGAACTCTTCTAATTTCTCTCAAAGTTTGGTTGTGACAAGCGAACACTGTGAGGACGTGAGGTCTCAGAATCTATCACATGCACCTGGAATTTCTTCTAAGAAGAAATCTGCTGAAACTAAAATGAATACAGATCCATCTTCTCTGATACAAATTTCAAATGGCGATACTTCTGTATCTCCAGCGGAGGCTAAAGATATAGAAAATCCAAAGACTGGAGGGCTCCTAGCAAAGAACATGACGAACAAATCGAAAGATGTAGGTGGATCATTGGATGTTTCACATCAGAAATATCATGATAAAAGTGCTTACCCACAATCCAAGTTTCACGCTGCTAAGTCAGTTACCAGCGTTGATGAGCTTGAACCATCAGTTAGATCAAAAGAAAGGAACGGAGTCCGTGAACTGCCTGATCTTAACATGCCAGATGCCAAGATGTCCATGCAAGTAACA AAACCTTCACATGTTCACAAAAAGGATGGTTCTAGTGTTAAAGCCAAAAGTTCAATGCTGGAAAATGCCATCAGGGAATTGGAGAAGATGGTTGCTGAAT CAAGGCCACCAGCTTTGGAAAATCAAGAGGCTGATATCTCATCCCAGGCAATTAAGAGGAGATTGCCCAGAGAAATAAAGCTAAAGCTTGCTAAAGTTGCAAGACTAGCG CAGGCCAGCCAAGGGAAAGTATCAAAGGAGTTGCTCAATCGCCTTATGAGCATTCTTGGTCACTTAATACAGCTCAGAACACTCAAG agAAACTTAAAAGTAATGATTAACATGGGCATGTCTGCTAAGCAGGAGAAAGATGATAGGTTCCAACaaataaagaaagaagttgCTGAGATGGTTAAGATATGTGTCCCTTCTTCAGAGTCCAAG ACATTGGAGCAACAAGCCGGAGCATCTGGTGATCTGCAAGAAATTGCTTCTGAGGAAAAAGGAGCCTTTAGAAGAAAATTTAGCATGGATACTGTGTTGGAGGACAAAATTTGTGATCTCTATGACCTCTTTGTTGAT GGACTGGATGAAGATGCTGGACCACAAGTCAGGAAGTTGTATTTAGAG CTTGCACAGTTGTGGCCAAGAGGTTTCATGGACAATCATGGGATCAAGCGTGCAATTTGTAGGGCAAAAGAGAGACGGAGGTCCTTGTATGTTAGACATAAG AATCAAATTCTGGAACCTGGGTCTTGA
- the LOC110604473 gene encoding ubinuclein-1 isoform X2, which produces MEEGTSGGAGAESSSRTTPTYVKLGDRQIFTVELRPGETTFVSWKKLMKDANKVNSRSAPALDLPPANAHPNLESRLAPGQPAENEEKDAPHPNRFSAVIEKIERLYMGKDSSDEEDLKDVPDDDQYDTDDSFIDDAELDEYFEVDNSAIKHDGFFVNRGKLERINEPTVLPNQQAKKRRRKELTKASGESDDGSVSNKHVKLVKSAAGKIASPLGKNSSNFSQSLVVTSEHCEDVRSQNLSHAPGISSKKKSAETKMNTDPSSLIQISNGDTSVSPAEAKDIENPKTGGLLAKNMTNKSKDVGGSLDVSHQKYHDKSAYPQSKFHAAKSVTSVDELEPSVRSKERNGVRELPDLNMPDAKMSMQVTKPSHVHKKDGSSVKAKSSMLENAIRELEKMVAESRPPALENQEADISSQAIKRRLPREIKLKLAKVARLAASQGKVSKELLNRLMSILGHLIQLRTLKRNLKVMINMGMSAKQEKDDRFQQIKKEVAEMVKICVPSSESKTLEQQAGASGDLQEIASEEKGAFRRKFSMDTVLEDKICDLYDLFVDGLDEDAGPQVRKLYLELAQLWPRGFMDNHGIKRAICRAKERRRSLYVRHKDQEKIKRKKMLAPRLDDGDGDDSSIIFSSAARQQYMRERLLTDTGGPVLALASKSLPNSLMAAVRLPSPSRNIPNWDRLKQEKPKGSSSNAIDEAKMAVDVALTKKKVKRKSEQELNETHFRSEKLQSQSSEERHKSLKQASGLPQKLNLQFTTSSFEQSS; this is translated from the exons ATGGAGGAAGGAACTAGTGGGGGTGCTGGAGCGGAATCATCGTCAAGGACAACGCCGACGTATGTGAAATTAGGAGACCGGCAAATATTCACGGTGGAGCTTCGACCTGGTGAGACAACATTCGTGTCATGGAAGAAGCTGATGAAAGACGCAAACAAGGTCAATAGTAGATCCGCGCCGGCTTTGGACCTACCTCCCGCCAACGCTCACCCCAACCTTGAGTCTCGCCTCGCTCCT GGACAACCAGCTGAAAATGAAGAGAAGGATGCACCTCATCCAAATCGTTTCAGTGCTGTGATTGAGAAGATTGAACGTCTTTACATG GGTAAAGATAGTAGTGATGAGGAAGATCTAAAGGATGTTCCTGATGATGATCAATACGATACAGATGACTCCTTTATTGATGATGCTGAGCTG GATGAATATTTTGAAGTGGATAATTCAGCAATAAAACATGATGGGTTTTTTGTTAACAGGGGGAAGCTGGAACGCAT AAATGAGCCTACTGTTTTACCTAATCAGCAAGCAAAGAAAAGACGAAGAAAAGAATTAACTAAGGCCTCTGGTGAGAGTGATGATGGCTCTGTGTCAAATAAACATGTAAAGCTGGTTAAGTCAGCGGCTGGGAAGATAGCATCACCACTTGGAAAGAACTCTTCTAATTTCTCTCAAAGTTTGGTTGTGACAAGCGAACACTGTGAGGACGTGAGGTCTCAGAATCTATCACATGCACCTGGAATTTCTTCTAAGAAGAAATCTGCTGAAACTAAAATGAATACAGATCCATCTTCTCTGATACAAATTTCAAATGGCGATACTTCTGTATCTCCAGCGGAGGCTAAAGATATAGAAAATCCAAAGACTGGAGGGCTCCTAGCAAAGAACATGACGAACAAATCGAAAGATGTAGGTGGATCATTGGATGTTTCACATCAGAAATATCATGATAAAAGTGCTTACCCACAATCCAAGTTTCACGCTGCTAAGTCAGTTACCAGCGTTGATGAGCTTGAACCATCAGTTAGATCAAAAGAAAGGAACGGAGTCCGTGAACTGCCTGATCTTAACATGCCAGATGCCAAGATGTCCATGCAAGTAACA AAACCTTCACATGTTCACAAAAAGGATGGTTCTAGTGTTAAAGCCAAAAGTTCAATGCTGGAAAATGCCATCAGGGAATTGGAGAAGATGGTTGCTGAAT CAAGGCCACCAGCTTTGGAAAATCAAGAGGCTGATATCTCATCCCAGGCAATTAAGAGGAGATTGCCCAGAGAAATAAAGCTAAAGCTTGCTAAAGTTGCAAGACTAGCG GCCAGCCAAGGGAAAGTATCAAAGGAGTTGCTCAATCGCCTTATGAGCATTCTTGGTCACTTAATACAGCTCAGAACACTCAAG agAAACTTAAAAGTAATGATTAACATGGGCATGTCTGCTAAGCAGGAGAAAGATGATAGGTTCCAACaaataaagaaagaagttgCTGAGATGGTTAAGATATGTGTCCCTTCTTCAGAGTCCAAG ACATTGGAGCAACAAGCCGGAGCATCTGGTGATCTGCAAGAAATTGCTTCTGAGGAAAAAGGAGCCTTTAGAAGAAAATTTAGCATGGATACTGTGTTGGAGGACAAAATTTGTGATCTCTATGACCTCTTTGTTGAT GGACTGGATGAAGATGCTGGACCACAAGTCAGGAAGTTGTATTTAGAG CTTGCACAGTTGTGGCCAAGAGGTTTCATGGACAATCATGGGATCAAGCGTGCAATTTGTAGGGCAAAAGAGAGACGGAGGTCCTTGTATGTTAGACATAAG GATCAAGAGAAGATCAAGAGAAAAAAGATGTTGGCACCCAGATTGGATGATGGTGATGGTGATGATAGTTCAATTATATTTAGTTCTGCTGCTCGACAACAATATATGCGAGAGAGGTTGCTTACTGATACAGGTGGTCCTGTTTTGGCTTTAGCTAGCAAGTCACTTCCCAATTCATTGATGGCAGCTGTTCGATTACCAAGTCCGTCAAGGAACATACCAAACTGGGACAGGCTGAAACAGGAGAAGCCAAAAGGAAGTTCAAGCAATGCCATCGATGAGGCAAAGATGGCAGTAGATGTTGCATTGACAAAGAAAAAGGTAAAGAGGAAGTCAGAACAAGAGTTGAATGAAACTCATTTCCGTTCTGAGAAGTTGCAATCCCAATCTAGTGAAGAAAGACACAAGTCCCTTAAGCAAGCTTCAGGTCTTCCCCAAAAGTTAAACCTTCAGTTTACTACCTCAAGTTTCGAACAGTCTAGCTGA
- the LOC110610171 gene encoding agamous-like MADS-box protein MADS9 — protein sequence MGRGKIEIKRIENSSNRQVTYSKRRNGIIKKAKEITVLCDAQVSLVIFASSGKMHEYCSPSTTLIDILDRYHKQSGKSRLWDAKHENLSNEIDRIKKENDNMQIELRHLKGEDITSLHHQELMVIEEALDNGLASVRDKMMEYYNMKKTNDEILEDMNKRLRFFWQQQEMAMEENVREMENPYHQQRVRDYNSQMPFAFRVQPIQPNLQERM from the exons atggggAGAGGCAAGATTGAGATCAAAAGGATCGAGAACTCAAGCAACAGGCAAGTGACCTACTCCAAGAGAAGAAATGGGATCATCAAAAAAGCTAAGGAAATCACAGTTTTGTGTGATGCTCAGGTTTCTTTGGTTATCTTTGCTAGTTCTGGGAAGATGCATGAGTACTGTAGCCCTTCTACCAC GTTGATTGATATTCTGGACAGGTATCACAAGCAATCTGGTAAAAGCCGGCTGTGGGATGCTAAACATGAG AACCTCAGCAATGAGATTGACAGAATCAAGAAAGAGAATGACAACATGCAGATTGAGCTCAG GCATCTGAAAGGGGAGGATATCACTTCTTTGCATCACCAAGAGCTGATGGTCATAGAGGAAGCCCTTGACAATGGCCTGGCCAGCGTTCGTGACAAAATG ATGGAGTACTACAATATGAAGAAGACAAAT GACGAGATTTTGGAAGACATGAACAAGCGCCTGAGATTCTTTTGG CAACAACAAGAGATGGCCATGGAAGAGAATGTGAGGGAGATGGAAAATCCTTACCATCAACAGAGGGTGAGGGACTACAATTCCCAGATGCCCTTCGCCTTCAGGGTGCAGCCAATTCAGCCAAATTTGCAAGAGAGGATGTAA
- the LOC110604499 gene encoding PLASTID TRANSCRIPTIONALLY ACTIVE protein 6, chloroplastic, translating into MATSATLHLFSPPPFTIKPLSLITTNATTIPFFSSSKFKPISYHFPKPFKTPTTFIPKADDGDADEVGPDDYDMDEEEVEEVDNKKDYDLDYDPSVAAAANAGGDEVIAMVDSKNFVSTQGWDSEKIVDYRIDEEEFHKLSLMDCDFFIRKPPDPDNDVYDFREMYVTPPDTDVYAIPRVLAPMPQKYIRCAMSDYGRYNVTEPPIDAPRGPMYKSEREILKIFLTKHYRNRRLGDPEFVLDFEEIYVIDSKTKSITRARVMVTVPGGRNRDRKSDLLVIRDNGTSFKIVHASEKDDPTTVIEREEWTKTRQDMEKHLRKLRDFHVSNWF; encoded by the exons ATGGCCACCTCCGCCACTCTGCACCTCTTCTCTCCACCACCGTTCACAATTAAACCCTTAAGCTTAATTACCACCAACGCCACCACTATCccattcttctcctcctccaagTTCAAACCCATTTCTTATCATTTccccaaacctttcaaaaccCCTACGACATTTATTCCTAAGGCCGACGATGGTGATGCAGATGAAGTTGGGCCCGACGACTATGACATGGACGAGGaagaggtggaggaggtggacAACAAGAAGGACTACGACCTCGATTACGACCCTTCAGTTGCTGCTGCAGCGAATGCCGGTGGAGATGAGGTCATTGCTATGGTGGATAGCAAGAATTTCGTCTCCACACAGGGTTGGGATTCGGAGAAGATTGTTGATTACCGGATTGATGAGGAAGAGTTTCATAAACTTAGCTTGATGGATTGTGATTTCTTCATAAGGAAGCCGCCTGACCCAGATAATGATGTCTATGATTTTAGAGAG ATGTATGTTACTCCACCGGATACTGATGTTTATGCTATACCCAGGGTCCTCGCTCCAATGCCACAAAAG TATATTCGCTGTGCAATGAGTGATTATGGACGTTACAATGTAACAGAACCGCCTATTGATGCACCTCGAGGTCCTATGTATAAATCTGAGAGAGAGATTTTGAAG ATCTTCTTGACGAAGCACTACAGGAATCGAAGATTAGGTGACCCAGAATTTGTGCTAGATTTTGAGGAGATATATGTCATTGATTCCAAAACAAAGTCAATAACCAGAGCAAGAGTCATg GTTACAGTTCCTGGAGGAAGAAACAGGGATAGAAAGAGTGACTTGCTTGTAATACGGGACAATGGAACCTCCTTCAAAATAGTTCATGCG AGTGAAAAAGATGATCCAACCACAGTAATAGAGAGAGAAGAATGGACCAAGACTAGACAAGACATGGAGAAACATCTGAGAAAGCTACGAGACTTCCATGTTTCAAATTGGTTCTAA
- the LOC110604473 gene encoding ubinuclein-2 isoform X3 encodes MEEGTSGGAGAESSSRTTPTYVKLGDRQIFTVELRPGETTFVSWKKLMKDANKVNSRSAPALDLPPANAHPNLESRLAPGQPAENEEKDAPHPNRFSAVIEKIERLYMGKDSSDEEDLKDVPDDDQYDTDDSFIDDAELDEYFEVDNSAIKHDGFFVNRGKLERINEPTVLPNQQAKKRRRKELTKASGESDDGSVSNKHVKLVKSAAGKIASPLGKNSSNFSQSLVVTSEHCEDVRSQNLSHAPGISSKKKSAETKMNTDPSSLIQISNGDTSVSPAEAKDIENPKTGGLLAKNMTNKSKDVGGSLDVSHQKYHDKSAYPQSKFHAAKSVTSVDELEPSVRSKERNGVRELPDLNMPDAKMSMQVTKPSHVHKKDGSSVKAKSSMLENAIRELEKMVAESRPPALENQEADISSQAIKRRLPREIKLKLAKVARLAQASQGKVSKELLNRLMSILGHLIQLRTLKRNLKVMINMGMSAKQEKDDRFQQIKKEVAEMVKICVPSSESKTLEQQAGASGDLQEIASEEKGAFRRKFSMDTVLEDKICDLYDLFVDGLDEDAGPQVRKLYLEDQEKIKRKKMLAPRLDDGDGDDSSIIFSSAARQQYMRERLLTDTGGPVLALASKSLPNSLMAAVRLPSPSRNIPNWDRLKQEKPKGSSSNAIDEAKMAVDVALTKKKVKRKSEQELNETHFRSEKLQSQSSEERHKSLKQASGLPQKLNLQFTTSSFEQSS; translated from the exons ATGGAGGAAGGAACTAGTGGGGGTGCTGGAGCGGAATCATCGTCAAGGACAACGCCGACGTATGTGAAATTAGGAGACCGGCAAATATTCACGGTGGAGCTTCGACCTGGTGAGACAACATTCGTGTCATGGAAGAAGCTGATGAAAGACGCAAACAAGGTCAATAGTAGATCCGCGCCGGCTTTGGACCTACCTCCCGCCAACGCTCACCCCAACCTTGAGTCTCGCCTCGCTCCT GGACAACCAGCTGAAAATGAAGAGAAGGATGCACCTCATCCAAATCGTTTCAGTGCTGTGATTGAGAAGATTGAACGTCTTTACATG GGTAAAGATAGTAGTGATGAGGAAGATCTAAAGGATGTTCCTGATGATGATCAATACGATACAGATGACTCCTTTATTGATGATGCTGAGCTG GATGAATATTTTGAAGTGGATAATTCAGCAATAAAACATGATGGGTTTTTTGTTAACAGGGGGAAGCTGGAACGCAT AAATGAGCCTACTGTTTTACCTAATCAGCAAGCAAAGAAAAGACGAAGAAAAGAATTAACTAAGGCCTCTGGTGAGAGTGATGATGGCTCTGTGTCAAATAAACATGTAAAGCTGGTTAAGTCAGCGGCTGGGAAGATAGCATCACCACTTGGAAAGAACTCTTCTAATTTCTCTCAAAGTTTGGTTGTGACAAGCGAACACTGTGAGGACGTGAGGTCTCAGAATCTATCACATGCACCTGGAATTTCTTCTAAGAAGAAATCTGCTGAAACTAAAATGAATACAGATCCATCTTCTCTGATACAAATTTCAAATGGCGATACTTCTGTATCTCCAGCGGAGGCTAAAGATATAGAAAATCCAAAGACTGGAGGGCTCCTAGCAAAGAACATGACGAACAAATCGAAAGATGTAGGTGGATCATTGGATGTTTCACATCAGAAATATCATGATAAAAGTGCTTACCCACAATCCAAGTTTCACGCTGCTAAGTCAGTTACCAGCGTTGATGAGCTTGAACCATCAGTTAGATCAAAAGAAAGGAACGGAGTCCGTGAACTGCCTGATCTTAACATGCCAGATGCCAAGATGTCCATGCAAGTAACA AAACCTTCACATGTTCACAAAAAGGATGGTTCTAGTGTTAAAGCCAAAAGTTCAATGCTGGAAAATGCCATCAGGGAATTGGAGAAGATGGTTGCTGAAT CAAGGCCACCAGCTTTGGAAAATCAAGAGGCTGATATCTCATCCCAGGCAATTAAGAGGAGATTGCCCAGAGAAATAAAGCTAAAGCTTGCTAAAGTTGCAAGACTAGCG CAGGCCAGCCAAGGGAAAGTATCAAAGGAGTTGCTCAATCGCCTTATGAGCATTCTTGGTCACTTAATACAGCTCAGAACACTCAAG agAAACTTAAAAGTAATGATTAACATGGGCATGTCTGCTAAGCAGGAGAAAGATGATAGGTTCCAACaaataaagaaagaagttgCTGAGATGGTTAAGATATGTGTCCCTTCTTCAGAGTCCAAG ACATTGGAGCAACAAGCCGGAGCATCTGGTGATCTGCAAGAAATTGCTTCTGAGGAAAAAGGAGCCTTTAGAAGAAAATTTAGCATGGATACTGTGTTGGAGGACAAAATTTGTGATCTCTATGACCTCTTTGTTGAT GGACTGGATGAAGATGCTGGACCACAAGTCAGGAAGTTGTATTTAGAG GATCAAGAGAAGATCAAGAGAAAAAAGATGTTGGCACCCAGATTGGATGATGGTGATGGTGATGATAGTTCAATTATATTTAGTTCTGCTGCTCGACAACAATATATGCGAGAGAGGTTGCTTACTGATACAGGTGGTCCTGTTTTGGCTTTAGCTAGCAAGTCACTTCCCAATTCATTGATGGCAGCTGTTCGATTACCAAGTCCGTCAAGGAACATACCAAACTGGGACAGGCTGAAACAGGAGAAGCCAAAAGGAAGTTCAAGCAATGCCATCGATGAGGCAAAGATGGCAGTAGATGTTGCATTGACAAAGAAAAAGGTAAAGAGGAAGTCAGAACAAGAGTTGAATGAAACTCATTTCCGTTCTGAGAAGTTGCAATCCCAATCTAGTGAAGAAAGACACAAGTCCCTTAAGCAAGCTTCAGGTCTTCCCCAAAAGTTAAACCTTCAGTTTACTACCTCAAGTTTCGAACAGTCTAGCTGA